From Microbacterium rhizosphaerae:
GCCCTCGATCGAGGCATCGACGACGCCGCGTGGAAGCGCACAACTCCCACCGCAACGGCACCCGAACAGCCGGTCCTCGATCTCTTCGAGGAGTCGGAGTGAGACTCGCGCTCATTGACGAGCCCGATCTCGAGTTCGCGAACGGGAGCCGGCACACGGACCCTCGGCACGGCATCTCGTTCTACGGACCAGCCGATCTCAACAGCTCAGGCCCACGCACGATCCGCGTCGGCATCATTGGTCCCAAGGACGCAATTGAGGGCGTTAAGAAATGGCTCGACAAGAGCCGAAGCCCGATTGCGGCGAAGCGCAGTCACCTGACCGGGCTGTTCATGGCGTTCCCCGGCTTCGACACGAACACCGGGTTTCGTTCCACCATTGTCTGGGATTCGAGGCTCGAACGAACAATCCCAGCCAGCGCACTCAGACGACTCGACGGACTCAATCCGTTGGCCGCGATCCAAGCAGCCGTGGACCTCTACGACGCCGAGCTCACTGCGCTCAACGAGGAGCCCAGCTGCGATGTCGTCATCGTCTGTCGCCCCGACGACCTGCCCGAGCAGGTGATGACCAACGGCAATCCCGACAAGCCCTGGGAAGACCCCAAACTGGAGGCGGTCGGCGCGAACTTTCGCGCACTCCTCAAAGCCCGATCACTGAAGACGTCCCGCCCTATTCAGATCATTCGACGGGATACCTGGGACCCCTCGTTCAAACCGAAGGATCGGGACGAACGCCGCGGTCAGCAGGACGAGGCAACTAAGGCTTGGAACCTCCACACCGCGCTCTACTACAAGGCCGGCGGGATGCCGTGGCGCATGACACGCACGGCACAGGACCTCACGAGCTGCTACATCGGCGTCGCGTTCTACCGCACAACTGACGGTGAGACGCTGCAGACTAGCGTGGCTCAAGTGTTCAACCAGCGCGGTGACGGCGTAATCGTGCGAGGCGCACCGGCCAAGCAGTCCAAGGAAGACCGGCAACCCCATCTCACCGAAGCCGACGCCAAGGACCTGCTCGTGCAATCCCTCGCCCGGTACCGGTCCGAGCACCGCACGATGCCCGCACGCGTCATGCTACACAAGGCGTCCTCGTTCACGACGGCGGAGACGAGCGGCTTCCGCGCCGCGGCTGACGCCGAACGCATCGATCTGCTCGAGCTCGTATGGCTGCCCCACCACGACTCCGTCCGGCTCTTCCGGCCGGGCGAGCACCCTCCCCTTCGCGGCACGCTGCTGTCGCTCACCGAAGATCGGCACGTCTTGTACACGCGTGGAAGCGTGCCGCTCTACAGGACCTACCCTGGCATGTACGTGCCGACAACGCTCCCTTTCCGACCCGTCGA
This genomic window contains:
- a CDS encoding argonaute/piwi family protein translates to MRLALIDEPDLEFANGSRHTDPRHGISFYGPADLNSSGPRTIRVGIIGPKDAIEGVKKWLDKSRSPIAAKRSHLTGLFMAFPGFDTNTGFRSTIVWDSRLERTIPASALRRLDGLNPLAAIQAAVDLYDAELTALNEEPSCDVVIVCRPDDLPEQVMTNGNPDKPWEDPKLEAVGANFRALLKARSLKTSRPIQIIRRDTWDPSFKPKDRDERRGQQDEATKAWNLHTALYYKAGGMPWRMTRTAQDLTSCYIGVAFYRTTDGETLQTSVAQVFNQRGDGVIVRGAPAKQSKEDRQPHLTEADAKDLLVQSLARYRSEHRTMPARVMLHKASSFTTAETSGFRAAADAERIDLLELVWLPHHDSVRLFRPGEHPPLRGTLLSLTEDRHVLYTRGSVPLYRTYPGMYVPTTLPFRPVDVESSAEEIAAELLMLTKMNWNATQLDGRLPITLRTADSIGDILKHLPDGENPAPRYAYYM